The Clostridium sp. DL-VIII DNA window AGTGTCGCCAGTAGATCCAGTGGAACCAGTAACTCCAGTAGCGCCAGTGTCACCGGTAGATCCTGTTGAACCTGTGACTCCAGTTGAGCCAGTATCACCTGTAGACCCAGTAATTCCAGTAGCACCAGTGTCACCAGTAGTTCCAGTAGAACCTGTGATTCCGGTAGCGCCAGTGTCGCCGGTAGCACCAGTGTCGCTGGTAGGTCCAGTAGAACCTGTAACTCCAGTAGCCCCGGTGTCGCCAGTAGATCCAGTAACTCCAGTAGCGCCAGTGTCACCGGTAGATCCTGTAGAACCTGTAATTCCAGTTGAGCCAGTATCACCGGTAGATCCAGTAGACCCTGTAACTCCAGTTGGGCCAGTATCACCGGTAGGTCCGGTAGAACCTGTGACTCCGGTAGCGCCAGTATCACTGGTAGGTCCAGTGGAACCTGTAACGCCAGTAGCCCCAGTGTCACCAGTAGATCCAGTAGAACCTGTGACTCCAGTGGAACCAGTAACTCCAGTCGCCCCGGTGTCGCCAGTGTCACCAGTAGATCCTGTTGAACCTGTAACGCCAGTTGCACCAGTGTCGCCGGTAGTTCCAGTAGAACCTGTGATTCCGGTTGCGCCGGTATCGCCAGTAGTTCCAGTAGAACCTGTGACTCCGGTTACACCAGTGTCGCCGGTAGTTCCAGTAGAACCTGTAGGTCCAGTAGCACCGGTGTCACCAGTAGGTCCGGTAGACCCTGTAGCTCCGGTTACACCAGTGTCGCCGGTAGGTCCAGTGGAACCAGCAACTCCAGTAGCGCCAGTGTCACCGGTAGATCCTGTTGAACCTGTGACTCCAGTTGAGCCAGTATCACCTGTAGGTCCAGTAGACCCTGTAACTCCAGTTGCACCGGTGTCGCCAGTAGATCCAGTGGAACCAGTAACTCCAGTAGCGCCAGTGTCACCAGTAGATCCTGTTGAACCTGTAACGCCAGTTGCACCAGTGTCGCCGGTAGGTCCAGTAGAACCTGTAATTCCAGTATCACCAGTATCACCAGTAGGTCCAGTAGAGCCGGTGACTCCGGTAGCGCCAGTGTCACCGGTAGATCCAGTAGAACCTGTAGCTCCAGTTGAGCCAGTATCACCGGTAGGTCCAGTAGAACCTGTAATTCCAGTAGCGCCAGTGTCACCGGTAGATCCAGTAGAACCTGTAACTCCAGTTGAGCCAGTATCACCGGTAGGTCCAGTAGAACCTGTGACTCCAGTAGCGCCAGTGTCGCCGGTAGATCCAGTAGAACCTGTAGCTCCAGTTGAGCCAGTATCACCGGTAGGTCCAGTAGAACCTGTAGCTCCGGTTACGCCAGTGTCACCGGTAGGTCCAGTAGAGCCTGTGATTCCGGTTGCGCCGGTATCGCCAGTAGGTCCAGTAGAACCTGTGACTCCAGTAGCGCCAGTGTCGCCGGTAGATCCAGTAGAACCTGTAACTCCAGTTGAGCCAGTATCACCAGTAGATCCAGTGGAACCAGTAACTCCAGTCGCCCCGGTGTCGCCAGTAGGTCCAGTGGAACCAGTAACTCCAGTAGCGCCAGTGTCACCAGTAGATCCGGTGGAACCTGTAATTCCGGTAGCTCCAGTATTACCGGTGGGTCCAGTTGAACCTGTGGCTCCGGTTGCGCCAGTATCACCTGTAGGTCCAGTAGAGCCTGTGACTCCGGTTGCGCCAGTATCACCAGTATCACCAGTAGATCCAGTAGAACCTGTAATTCCAGTAGCGCCAGTGTCACCGGTAGATCCAGTGGAACCTGTAACGCCAGTTGCACCAGTATCGCCAGTAGATCCTGTTGAACCTGTGACTCCAGTAGCACCAGTGTCACCGGTAGATCCAGTAGAACCTGTAACTCCAGTAGCGCCAGTGTCACCGGTAGATCCGGTAGAACCTGTGACTCCAGTAGCGCCAGTGTCACCTGTGGCTCCAGTTGAGCCTGTAATTCCAGTAGCACCGGTAGATCCAGTAGAACCTGTAACGCCAGT harbors:
- a CDS encoding DUF4573 domain-containing protein gives rise to the protein MIPVAPVSPVAPVSLVGPVEPVTPVAPVSPVDPVTPVAPVSPVDPVEPVIPVEPVSPVDPVDPVTPVGPVSPVGPVEPVTPVAPVSLVGPVEPVTPVAPVSPVDPVEPVTPVEPVTPVAPVSPVSPVDPVEPVTPVAPVSPVVPVEPVIPVAPVSPVVPVEPVTPVTPVSPVVPVEPVGPVAPVSPVGPVDPVAPVTPVSPVGPVEPATPVAPVSPVDPVEPVTPVEPVSPVGPVDPVTPVAPVSPVDPVEPVTPVAPVSPVDPVEPVTPVAPVSPVGPVEPVIPVSPVSPVGPVEPVTPVAPVSPVDPVEPVAPVEPVSPVGPVEPVIPVAPVSPVDPVEPVTPVEPVSPVGPVEPVTPVAPVSPVDPVEPVAPVEPVSPVGPVEPVAPVTPVSPVGPVEPVIPVAPVSPVGPVEPVTPVAPVSPVDPVEPVTPVEPVSPVDPVEPVTPVAPVSPVGPVEPVTPVAPVSPVDPVEPVIPVAPVLPVGPVEPVAPVAPVSPVGPVEPVTPVAPVSPVSPVDPVEPVIPVAPVSPVDPVEPVTPVAPVSPVDPVEPVTPVAPVSPVDPVEPVTPVAPVSPVDPVEPVTPVAPVSPVAPVEPVIPVAPVDPVEPVTPVAPVSPVDPVEPVDPVTPVSPVTPVEPVSPVSPVDPVEPVTPVAPVSPVGPVEPVTPVAPVSPVDPVDPVTPVAPVSPVDPVDPVAPVTPVSPVDPVEPVIPVAPVSPVGPVDPVAPVEPVTPVTPVSPVDPVDPVAPVTPVSPVDPVEPVTPVAPVSPVGPVEPVAPVEPVSPVSPVDPVEPVIPVAPVSPVGPVEPVTPVAPVSPVDPVEPVTPVAPVSPVGPVEPVVPVTPVSPVGPVDPVEPVTPVAPVSPVGPVDPVVPVAPVSPVEPVTPLEPVSPVDPVEPVTPVVPVLPVDPVEPVTPVAPVSPVGPVEPVTPVAPVSPVGPVVPVLPEKKSMLRNGL